The Hippoglossus stenolepis isolate QCI-W04-F060 chromosome 12, HSTE1.2, whole genome shotgun sequence genome segment TCAAACATACATGCCCGGAAAATGGAAGGAAAGcagtgcaacacaaacaaacaaataaaacacacaaaatggaCAATAACACCATTTTCGACAGCCCACAAAAGCGCCCATAACCTTATTTTAGATAATTCTATCTAACATGAATGTCCTCACAATCTGTTACTACAGTCGACCCCTGATAAACAGGAAGATATGATTCCAGACTTGTTTAAATATTCCTTTTGCTTTGTTCATTGTAGTTACTGAGTATTAAGAAACCCAGTGATTTCTGAACAGACTGTGTGTCGTTGCAGATGACGTGCCGTGGGAGAAAGGATGTGTTTCGGGGGCAGTGTACTGGGGCGATGAAACCCTGACCAAACTCCTGGTGAAGGTTTGCATCTTTGTATTTCTCTCTGGACTTTGACATTCTGAAGCCTGAATACTGAGGGTCAAATCTGAAAACACTGGTGTTGGTTACAGTTAGCAGggcaaagtgttttttttttttaaataataagtaataaacGACTCCTGTTTGTCCCTGAAATTACTGCCACCCTCGTTTGTGTCTGTAAATATTTGGACTTTATGCAAACctgtgtattttttcttttgcttcaaGGTATATGGAGATTTTGCATGGAGCAATCCACTTCACCCAGACATATTTCCAGGTGTTAGAAAGATGGAGGCCGAGGTTGTTAGAATGGCCTGCGCGCTTTTCCAGGGCGGACCTGACTCCTGTGGCACTGTAAGTCACAACGCAgaaagctgtgtctcaattcaggggctgcatcctctGGAGTACGCTGTCTACCTGGAGGTAGTCTTAGTGGGCCACAAAGGCCGAGGCGGTCTGCTCTAAAGAGGACTTCACTAGCTCTTCCCGCCCTCATTGCTGTTGGCTAGCAACAGAGCTAAAGTAGGACATGACGAGGAAGTTTTACAGCaccttggttttttaacatgtgtaccaTTAGCTGTTAGGTTGAGTTGAGGTGTGATACTTAAGCATCACACATATCATTGCTTACCGgtgccattacctctttgaaaaatggttTGTCACCAAAGCGCtttgaatcctgggataggctGGGCCGGGAAGGGTCTACCTGTTGGAGCCTTTGATTCAGGGACAGCCTAGTCGCGCTGCTGTGAAGCagtcagtcttcaaatgcagccaaagaaagatgcagcctctgaattgagacacCGCTTATATACTGCCAAAATGCACAAGCCAGTTACCTCTAAATGGAGAAACATGGACTACATTTAACATATATTTACCTCTGCTTTGTTCAGGTCACTTCAGGGGGAACTGAGAGCATACTGATGGCCTGCAAGGCGTACAGAGACATGGCGTATGAGCGAGGTGTCAAATACCCTGAAATGTAAGATGAGCTGTATCAGTTACTGGCCTGTGTCGAGGCTTGCTTTCAACTGTATTTCCCACAGAAGTTCTAATAGTATTTTCCTGTTTTGATCAAACCTCTGCAGCATTGCACCTGTGAGCGTCCACGCAGCCTTTAACAAAGCGGCACATTACTTTGGGATGAAGCTGGTTCACGTTCCCCTcgacaataaaacaatgaaagtaGACGTGAAGGTGAGAAAACAGCATTGAAACAGACGCCGTGCTATTCTTAGACACCAGTTCCTCCCTTATTGTTCCTTCTCTTTCAAGGCCATGAAGAGAGCCATCAACAAGAACACGGCTATGCTCGTGTGCTCAGCACCGCAGTTTCCTCATGGAATCATGGATCCCGTTGAGGAAGTAGCCAAGGTCAGAAGTGAAACGTGTTCCCTCTGAATGGgcttcaaactgaaaaaagggAAATCGCATCTCTTGACGCTTTCCCTCGCTGTTTTGCAGCTGGCCGAACGCTACAACCTCCCGCTGCATGTGGACGCATGTCTCGGAGGTTTCCTCATTGTCTTCATGGCCAAGGCTGGTTATCCTCTCGCCCCATTCGACTTCAGGGTAAAGGGTGTTACCAGCATTTCTGCAGACACCCACAAGGTAAGGAGTGGCTCTTTATTCCtgttttaaaactaataaaaagattttatttaaaaaagattatGATATCTTCTAACAAACTCTGGATGTAGACATTGTACCATGTGTAATTCAGTAGTCATTGAAGTTATGTTTAATCTCCTTGGCTCCAAGCCATATTTTCTGTAGTTATTTTAATGCTGCATTgtgtatatacgtgtgtgtgacCTTTCTCTCCAGTATGGCTACGCCCCTAAAGGTTCCTCAGTGATCCTGTACAGCGATAAAAAGTACCGCCATTACCAGTACTTCGTAGCTCCAGACTGGCAGGGGGGAATCTACGCCTCGCCCTCGATAGCGGGCTCCAGGCCAGGAGGCATCATCGCCGCCTGCTGGGCGACCATGATGCACATTGGAGAGAATGGATACATAGACGCCACCAAGAAAATCATCAGCACAGCTCGCAAAATCAAAACAGAGTAAGACGCTCAGATCGACACAATACAAGAAATTCTTCAACCATGATTCATCTTTATCacgtttttttatcatttacgaaaaaacaattttttcatCTGGACAGAATCTGCAAGATAAAcggcgtgtttgtgtttggggaCCCAGAGGTGTCAGTGGTGGCGATAGGCTCGGATGTTTTTGATATCTTTCGTCTGTCTAACGCACTGACGTTGAAGGGCTGGAATCTGAACACACTGCAGTACCCATCCAGgtacatgtaaaacaaatgatAGTAATTTTTCAGATTTATTGGTGTGATAAATACATTCACTAGTAACAACTAACAACTGTACGTCCTCATCTTTCCCAGTATCCACATTTGTTGCACAGTTCTACACACAAAGGGGGAGGTCGCAGATAATTTTATTCGTGAAGTCAAAGAGCAGGTCGCCATCATCATGAAGAACCCCAAAGAGAAAACCACAGGAATGGTGAGATATCTCTGATTCCACACACGACCAATTTAGATCCAAAGTTGATAATGTTCATTTGTTGTTGACATTGTCAGAAATGTgtgaattatattatattgaaaGGGgtttctgattttcttttttttaggcCTTCCTGTTGACATACATGAGGGAGTCAGAATGTTAGAATATaattttcacaaaaaaattacTAACTTACCTTAGAGCTAAAACTGAATTAACATCTCAGTGATTGTCGACAACTGAATACTTTAGGTGTTGTAGGTGCAGAgcagttgtattggatttcaTTCAACAGTAGCAGAGTATTTGATATGGTGCACATTTGAGTGTATGTTTAGTACATTGGTATTTAATTATTACCCTGTTTAGCTCTCTGTCAGAGCTGGTTAACATTTACCAAATTTATAACGATAATCTATGAGCACATCGGCTATTATCTGATGAGAAAATTAGGCCAAGAGATACACTCTTTATGGGTGTATAGGTGTGTCACATGGTGGACAAATTCATACCTACTGTCAATGTAAAATACAGTTTCTAGTTCTACAGTTCAAAAAATGCGTTCTTTTGACTGTAGAACTGGACTGAACCCAAATTAGAGAATATTCTTTCGTTTGTGTTTAACCTTTCACATCTACAGTATCAATGAGGCCAAACTTAAACTGTAGCTGTTTGTAAAAGCCGAATTACGTGTTCTGCTGCACAAGCCaccatgtgcatgtgttgttgtgGGGTGTCAGTTTTAAATGGAGTGGAAACTCCACCCTAGAGACACAAACCTGCATTGTGCCTTCCAGTTTGTTTGGAGCGCAACACTGAATGAAACAATACCTTCAACTGAatatcagaaataaaaacaaaccccaTGCAGCGTAAAGTCCTGCaccaaaaaaactgttttccctCATTTAAGTTCACATAAACCAGGTTTTTCTTCCATAAAACAAAGAGTGTCTTGTTTTAGGAAGAAACTCTGTTTTCCCTTGTTTTTTCTTGACTAACGGTGACCTACACTTTCTGAGAATATCATCATCTTGAATATCCCTCGAAACTTAATGTCCATAAATCCTCTCAAACTGTACATCCATGTCTGCACATCTATGTCTATTACTGCAGACATAAAGATCTACAGTAATTCAGCATAGTTCTGCTGCTTTGCACTTGACAATATGTAAACAAGTTGGGTGTCGTGTTGTAGCCCACAGCTAACTCACTCCCTCAAAGGCAATATTATACTTCATGTTTACAAACCCTGAGGCACCATGAGGACTGCAGTTCCACACCTAGACCAGGATTATCTACTGTTATCTAAACTGTGCACTTGTGAGCTCAGTCTTGTCCTCCTGCCGTTTCAGGGAGCGATCTATGGCATGGCCCAGTCCATCCCAGACAGATCCATGGTGACAGAGATCTCCCAGGGCTTCCTCGACTGTCTCTACAGCACAGAGGTGCCCAAGACAAACACCAGCCACATGAACGGCAACGGCAAAGCTCACTGAAACAGGATCGGGCCCTCGATGCCCGACTGCATGCACGCCTTTCCCCCAGAGCTCAGAGTTAATCACTCAACAGTTGCCTTATCTTGCACACCtacaacacatgaaaacatctgtaaacatctgtGAAGCACAAGCCATCTTCATTTGGGGGAAATCGCTTGTAACACTGTGCGTTAACAGCACAGAGAAGTGACAGATTCCAAACACGTTTTAGTCATTTTACTTGATTAACTCAATGTTGTTGAAGAGTgagttgttttatgtttttaatactCATTTCAATTGTAACTTTTGTTAAATGCATCTATCTCTCACAATCTACAGTGATTTCATCATGAAAccattcagtttttattacaaATTCCAGAACATTTCAGCTCACCCTCACTGCTTCAAAAATCTGTGATGACTCAGCAAAAACAGAGGCCACTGAAAGCTTGTTAGAAAcgctgtgctgccctctagcgTGACATCTGATGCACTGCTCTAGACTGGCTCTGCATGTGGAGGTATGACTCAGGCTTTTGGTTGTCATCATCGCATTATCTCTGGAAAATAGCATTCATATGAGAAAAGCACTGCAATGCCCCTGACAAGAGCATATCAGGGGAATGTGTCACTTGAATCGACAGGTCTCAGATGCGATGGTCGTCTGTAATCATGTTTATCCACGTTCGTTAGCACTTTGCATGCAGACatggtttttgttttaagtCCAGATTTCGATAGTTGGAGCTTTTAATGTCATTATGCAATATTCAAAAGGATGTGTGTTAAATTGAAATAAGGGGAAAGTAATaaccacagcaggaaaacatcaGCCACTTatgttattattaattgttCTCAGACTTCCTCACAGCAGTTGGCTTGtaaaggaaatgaatgaaagttaAAATCTTTTATCAGACTGGATTGAAGGCCATGGTCCACTGTTTATTATCAATTAGCAGTAGTAGTAATAATCAGTAGTGTGCCTGTGTGCTGCATTGTTTTAATCATTTGTCTCCTAATTCAATCTACCTCAGTTTCTACTTAATGCAAATGATTCATCCACTGAAACACATTCTAACAGGGCCACTGTTTTTTCCATTAATCTAACAGGAGCTTCAGAATGTTCAGGCATTTAATAAAGTGTTCTTAAATACACGGGTGCATCTAAAAAATTAGAATGTCGtggaaaagtaaaacatttttgttttcagtgaaactTTCATGTGTTCTAGATTTATTAGAcacactttttgtgttttgatttcgATGTTTTGATTATGGTTTAAAgtcatgaaaatgtaattaagtacctaaatatattcaaatatttcttaAGATCAATCAAAAAAGGCATTTACAATCCAGAAATGTCCAACTTCTTTAAAGTATGTTCAATAATACACTCAATACTTTGTCGGAGCTCCCTTACCACGAATTACTGCAGCAGTGCACGGTGGCACCTGAAATGAGGAGTTTAAACCATTAAGGCTTTTTCTCCTCAGCCCAGGTGTGACGCTCCTGACGTTGTCTCTGGTCCAGGAGTGTCTTGACACTGGGAATGTGAAAGTCTTGCGATGTCTGTGCGTGTTGTCTCTGGATGCACTGACTCAGTCCACTCCTTGTGAAGATCTCCCAACTTCTTCATTAGGGTTTGCTTGACAATCTTCTCAAGGCTGCAGTCATCCCTGTTGTTTGTGCGCGTTTTCCTCAACACTTTTGTCTTCCAGTCAAATTTCCATGAATATGCGTCGATACGTCAGCCCTTTCAGCTCACACTCCTCGTACAGGATGTCAATTTACTTGAACACAGCTATAGGCCATAATcatcaatattaaaataagaaaaagattgaaacattttagtttgtgttaTGAGTGCAGGATATATATTAAAATCTTCACTTTGTTATAATAACTGACAAAAATATTCAACGATTTCACGATATTCTAATGTGAGATGCACCTGTCCTCATACGTAAAGCAAACAGATATCCCCTGTGACGGAGGTCTCTGTATGAATGTGGATATATATACTGTGGTAAAAATGTACACCTTCACTTACAGGCTAATAACCTAACAAAGCATACTGTCACACCAAAAGGAGCTTGTCTTTATTTCATGTGCTTTCCTAATATTGCTTGTTGAAATTGTGTTTCCATGAAATTACTTCCATGTTTGTGCAATACGTaacttttaaatttgttatGAATTAGAAACGAAGGGTAATGCTCCACTATTAATGTTGAAGAGATGCATTATCAGAAGCATAGTGTTGAATGGTGGCATGTCAACCTTGTTGGTGTAATTTAACCATTTGTGTTTATTAGACACTTAATttgtgagttgtttttttttttcttcgtgaAACTGTTTTTACTTACAGAGCGGTTATAAAAGACATGAGATATGAATGTATGTAGGTTATTACATGtgcagggattttttttccctccatcttttaGTCAATTGCCTGGTTGTAAGACTGATGACAGAAGACAGACCGTAACACCCCCACTAACGGTTGTAGCTCGtactatccatccattcatcctttaATACTGCAGCCTGTGACAGGATGTGGAAACTTATGCCTGTGCAAATAAAACAAGGGCTTTTCCAGCAATGACTCATCCTGTTTGCTTTGGAGACAACATGTGTGATGATTGAATGGCCAAGAAatctcttttaaataaaaacttttaatgAAAATTCCTGTGTGAGCAGTAATTATCAGAGATTCCTCTCCAGTACAGAAAAAGTCTAAAAGTCTGAACAGAAAACAACTCTTGTACTTTGGTGATATGATGTAGTGATCATAAGCATTAACCTCTCATGACCTCTCAGCAGTTTTTCTCTCTAATCATGAGCCATTCACTGTCATCGGTATCAGCGTTTCTTTTCTGACATGCAACGATatggaaaataaacaatgcagaaaaatctaattattttcCTAATCAGTGCTAATAAGTCCTATATATTTGgttggttatgttttcacctctatCGCTTGAAAGTGAGATTGTGCAACAACTACTTGACAGATTACAACGAAACCTGGTAGAAGGATGcgatgtgggtcagggaagaacccattcaattttggcacGCAATCCAGGAATAATGGTTTCTCTCTTAATCTAACATTGTGTGATGGGGCGTTTCTCAAAAGTTTGAGCATTTCCcagggagtaattcatggatccggCTCATTGAGGGAACTGtcgatgagtgtgtgaaatttggtgcagcttggttgaatttaggGGGACCATCAGGCCTCGGCGGAGGCATGCACTCTActtctggtgtttgtttttttagttatttattaaaaGGATTATGGATAGACTATATGAGCTGATATACCGGTATCAAGCATTTATTACCCTCTATTATCAGCTTTGGCTGCCACTTTAAGACTTGTGTCCCCGGCTGTGTGTCACTACACGTATGTTTCTGAATGTATGAGGTTTAAAGGATTTCAACAAGTCTCTCTTTAAGTCAGCATGAATCTATTAATAGGAAGCAGCTGATGGTTTCTCGCAGCAAATGattcacagcaaacacagattAATGgttaacacagacacagttgTGTTTCCAGTCAAATTCATTCAGTCTGAGAAGATCATTTTTTGGTCATTTCTTAGCAACAAGACAACAGAATATGATTTTTACTGACATTTAAGTACAAAAAGGCACACAAGACACATGAAGTGACAAAGGGACACATACACCATTGTGAATGTTATTTGTAATTACAACTGGAATGGTTGTTACTTGGAACTTTTAGACTTGAACGTGTAAACATACTCTTACTATTTTCTTTGGCCAATAATCTCCTTTTCACcatgtgcaacaacaacagcatattttcaaaaacacattggACCCTTTGCAGAAGGCTACGTGGCTCACAATGAAGTGAAAGTAACTGCTTCATATTCTGAGGGTTTTGCAGGtgacttcctcctcttcagcttTCACTCTTAAAATGACTGAAGTCTGTCGGTCACATCATAGACGCTTGGTCGATGAAGGTGGCCATTGTGATGTCACGCTGGGACAAGCCTCCACAGTCATGTGTGCTCAGAGTGATCTGGACCTgagggaacagaggagagaggtgggtCACCTGTGAATATTACAAgctgttttcctttgtgtgaATAGCTGAGGGGTTTTGCTTTATGTTGATTATGTTGGAAGTGTTAATCCGACCAGCACAGTAGAGACTAATGTGATCATCTGGAAATATCTTAAAATCAAAAAAGAGTCAAAATCACATTTCTAGATTATCAACTAGTCACTggcctcactttttcaaagggttaAATATTGTTCAAAGTATAACTATAAAAAGTGAGCTTTTTTGCTTTAGCAGTGGTGcatatgaagaagaaaaaatttAGATGTAACTGTTTCTCCAGGCAACACAATGTCACAGGGAGGGAAATATTATCTGAAGGCAGAGCAAACCCGACCAGAAAACTTGAATTAACTAGTTAATACACTGATCTCGCTTTGTGGTCCTGACCCCTGTCTTAGTGTTTCTGGTCACCTGACTTCATGTGTTCACGCTTCTTTTAGCTCCGTTTTGGCTCTTTTTAGCTCCTGAATGCTCTACTCTGCTACAAAGACCACCAAAACAACTAACTTCAAAATGTCATTAAGTCCTGTCCGACTCCACATAGTCATTTAGTTGGACCTGCAGCTTCAGTGAGTCTGATTTCCTGCTTTAGATAAAAGAAGCTTACATTTGGAAGGAGAACTGCTTTGCACAAGGCTGACACTTTCCTGAAGAGATGTTAGAATATGATCATACAAACGAGAGACCTTTTAGGTTCTGTGACAGCGAAACGTAGTTGAATTAGTGAATTTCAGTTATTAGGCTTTGTTATGTGGTGATGGCAGGATCATCTTTGTCATCCATGTTCTTCATTTCTGCAGATAAATCTAGATCACATTATGAATTTGAAGCTCTGGCACATGATCACAGTGCTGGGTTTATCTCTACATATACTCATAATAGGGACAGACACAATTTAAAGTAAAGATGCACTAAAATAATCACTACAGACCAATCTTAATCAAAAGCCCTCTTAAAGGGATAGGTTTGAAGCttgaatttaatatttcaacACTTCCAGCTGCTCTCAATTTCCCAGCTAGAGTGTTTAAAAACTCAAAGCTGCCTCACTAACGTCTTGTCTTGCACAACTACCTGATTCATATCAGAGGACCTGAGGAGCTGAACTGGCTCATATACCTGTGAGTATATGCAACCGTGAAGTGCTTCAACAACCAGTAAAGAAATCTTAAAATAGATACAGAAACCGTCTTTTATACCTTGTTATAGACATTGAACCACTCAGGATGATGATCCATCTTCTCTGCTTGTAGAGCCACTCTGGACATGAAGCCAAACGCCTGAAAGGAAGGAACATCATGTCCTGAATTCATGTTTATTGAGTTAGGCACTAGCCTATGAGAAATGGCACATTACAAACCTGATTGAAGTCTTTGAACACAAACTCTTTGTAGATGGCGTCccgcccccccaccacctccacccactGAGCGTTGCGCAGCAGGGGCAGTAGGTgggtcctctcctcttcagtcAGACTCTGGATCTTACCAGCCTGGTGGGACAGAGCAGAGGCAACAAGTAGAGCAGATTTTAGAGGGGcagttcacaaacacaaactgtgattgGTTGCACTGGGTCCCATCTGGAAACAATGAGAGTCTGCATTCCTGGTTCAAAGGTATGTGTGGGTGGGAGGTGCTGGGAGGGGGTGGGGATCCCTTTTTGGTCTTTCAGCTTGTAAAGGCTCGACTCATGATGCAGGGTCACATGTTTTTGAGGTCAATTCATTCAGCCTCCATGACCCCGGCCGCACTGACAGCATCGCACAACATTTACATGACTGTATTGTAGAATGAAGAAGGATCTTTCCCCCAGATGAGCGGTCACGCGGACGACATGACCACAGCCTGGAACAGAGCAGTGACATCAACACGTATCATAGCAACGCTCTAATCTGCTTCATCTGTGGAGCGAatgggcaacacacacacagacacac includes the following:
- the sgpl1 gene encoding sphingosine-1-phosphate lyase 1 isoform X1 gives rise to the protein MDYWSALEVYKEMVLLYLEEGRRHVNSRCADLEPWQIIGVTVITTLGAVWVRGFLFQQESLVSRIKKKCFRLIRKIPFVGGTIQGQLNKALDDMSASLCTLKNGMSYTKQLPSKGLSQSQVLDKIREYETLNDVPWEKGCVSGAVYWGDETLTKLLVKVYGDFAWSNPLHPDIFPGVRKMEAEVVRMACALFQGGPDSCGTVTSGGTESILMACKAYRDMAYERGVKYPEIIAPVSVHAAFNKAAHYFGMKLVHVPLDNKTMKVDVKAMKRAINKNTAMLVCSAPQFPHGIMDPVEEVAKLAERYNLPLHVDACLGGFLIVFMAKAGYPLAPFDFRVKGVTSISADTHKYGYAPKGSSVILYSDKKYRHYQYFVAPDWQGGIYASPSIAGSRPGGIIAACWATMMHIGENGYIDATKKIISTARKIKTEICKINGVFVFGDPEVSVVAIGSDVFDIFRLSNALTLKGWNLNTLQYPSSIHICCTVLHTKGEVADNFIREVKEQVAIIMKNPKEKTTGMGAIYGMAQSIPDRSMVTEISQGFLDCLYSTEVPKTNTSHMNGNGKAH
- the sgpl1 gene encoding sphingosine-1-phosphate lyase 1 isoform X2, which gives rise to MSDNSALEVYKEMVLLYLEEGRRHVNSRCADLEPWQIIGVTVITTLGAVWVRGFLFQQESLVSRIKKKCFRLIRKIPFVGGTIQGQLNKALDDMSASLCTLKNGMSYTKQLPSKGLSQSQVLDKIREYETLNDVPWEKGCVSGAVYWGDETLTKLLVKVYGDFAWSNPLHPDIFPGVRKMEAEVVRMACALFQGGPDSCGTVTSGGTESILMACKAYRDMAYERGVKYPEIIAPVSVHAAFNKAAHYFGMKLVHVPLDNKTMKVDVKAMKRAINKNTAMLVCSAPQFPHGIMDPVEEVAKLAERYNLPLHVDACLGGFLIVFMAKAGYPLAPFDFRVKGVTSISADTHKYGYAPKGSSVILYSDKKYRHYQYFVAPDWQGGIYASPSIAGSRPGGIIAACWATMMHIGENGYIDATKKIISTARKIKTEICKINGVFVFGDPEVSVVAIGSDVFDIFRLSNALTLKGWNLNTLQYPSSIHICCTVLHTKGEVADNFIREVKEQVAIIMKNPKEKTTGMGAIYGMAQSIPDRSMVTEISQGFLDCLYSTEVPKTNTSHMNGNGKAH
- the pcbd1 gene encoding pterin-4-alpha-carbinolamine dehydratase is translated as MAGKIQSLTEEERTHLLPLLRNAQWVEVVGGRDAIYKEFVFKDFNQAFGFMSRVALQAEKMDHHPEWFNVYNKVQITLSTHDCGGLSQRDITMATFIDQASMM